From the Mycobacterium sp. DL592 genome, the window CCAGCTTCTCGACGAAGGTCACCGCGCCGTCCCAGCTGTAGGCCGTGCCTATCCAGCCGTCACACAGCCTTGCCGCACGGCGCAGCGCTGCCGCGGACTCGCCGCCGCACCAAATCGGTATCGGTTGTGGGGGATGGGGTTCGATCATCATCTCCGGTACCTGGTAGTAGGTGCCGTCCCACGACACCCAGCCGCCCTGCCACAGGGCGCGCAGCGCCGGAATCATCTCGTCCAGGCGCTTGCCCCGGTTGGCGAAGTCCTGTCCCAGTAGCTCGTATTCCTCACGCATCCAGCCGATTCCGACACCGAGAGACACCCGCCCCTCCGAGAGCGCAGCGGCTGTGGCCACCTGCTTGGCCACTTCCAGCAGCGGGCGGGCCGGTGCGACGTAGATCGCGTTGGAGAACCGCAGCCGGGTGGTCACCGCTGCCATCGCGCCGATCAGCACCCAGCTGTCCGGCCACGGTGTCTCGGGCGCCCAGCCGGGCTCACCGCTGGGTGAGGGATATGCAGAACGCAGGACCCGCGGATAGATCAGATGGTCGGCACAGATCATGCCGTCGTAGCCGGCCTCGTCAACCATCCGGGCCACCGCGGGGGCCTCGGCCGGCCGCTTCATGAACGGGGTACCGCACCAGAACTGCTTCGTTCTCCTCGGGTCCGGCCCCGTGGTGCGGTCAGCTGTCGCTGCCCACCGTCACGGCGGTGGCCTGGTCGGTGATCTCGTCGAGTTCATCATGGTGGGTGTCGATACCGCTCAGATGTCGACTCGTCGCGGCGAGCACGCCCGCGCCCGCCAGCACCGCACCGGCACCTACCCAGAACGGCACGTGCGCGCCGAAGCGCTCACCGAGAACGCCGGCCAGCCAGGGTGCCGCCGCCGCGCCGCCGAACCGCACGAAGCTGTAGGCCGCCGACGCCACCCCGCGCTCGACCGGGGCCGCCTTCATGACCGTCTCGGTGATCAGCGTGTTGTTGATGCCGATGAACAGGCCCGCCACCACCACACACGCGGCGAGCACAGCTTTGTGGTCGGTGCCCAACGCCATGACCGCCAGCACCGACGACATGCAGAGCAGGTTCGCCAGCAGGGTCGGCACGGTGCCGAACCGGACCTGCAGCCGGGGAGCCACCACCACCGAGGTGAAGGCCAGCGCCAGCCCCCAGCCGAAGAAGATCAGCCCGATCTGGTGTGCAGTCATGTTGAGCGGGAACGGGGTGAACGCCAGCAGGGTGAAGAACCCGAAGTTGTAGAGCAGCGCGGTGATGGCCACCCCGAGCAGGCCACGGTGGCGCAGTGCCCGGAACGGATCGGCCAGCGTGGTGGCCCGTTGCGGACGCGGCGTCTCCGGCAGCAGCACGGCCGTGACCACCAGCGCCACCGCCATCAGCACGGACACCCCGAAGAACGGTCCGCGCCAGGAGATCGACCCCAGCACACCGCCGACCAGTGGGCCCACCGCGATGCCCAGTCCCAGCGCAGCCTCGTACAGGATGATCGCCTGGGCCACCGAGCCGCGAGCCGAGCTGACGATGGTGGCCAGTGCGGTCGCGATGAACAGCGCGTTGCCCAGTCCCCACAGTGCCCGCCAGCCGACGATTCCCATGACGGTGTCCGACATACCGGCCAGCCCGGCCCCGGCGATGATGATCACCAGGCCCAGCAGCAGTGTGCGTTTGGGGCCGATCCGGCTCGACACCACGCCGGTGATCAGCATGGCCATGCCCATCACCGCCATGTAGCTGGTGAACAACAGCGACACCTGTGACGGTGTGGCATTAAGGTTGTCGGCGATCGGTTTGAGGATCGGGTCGACGAGTCCGATGCCCATGAAGGCGACGACGGACGCGAAGGCAACGGCCCAAACAGCCTTGGGTTGGCGCCACATGAGTGGCCCCTCCTCACTATGTCGGTGCGGTCAGTTACGAACGGGGAGAAGCGTCGAGATCGCCGAGGAGGCGGTGCAGGGCACCGACGGCGTCCGACAGAACGGCGCGGTCCTCCTCGGACAGCCGCGCGATACGCGGATCGATCACCGCGGCGCGATCCGCGCGAACCTGAGCCAGGACACGCTGGCCCTGCGGCGTGATGCGGATCCGCACCGCGCGCGCGTCGTCGGGATCGGCCGTGCGGGCCACCAGCCCCGCATCCTCGAGTCGGCGAACCTGGGTGGTCATCGTCGGCTGCGAGCAGTGGTCGAGTTCGGCCAGATCCGAGATCCGGGCCTCGCCCTGGTCGTCGATGGTGCTCAGCAGCCGAGCCTGCGCCCACGGCAACGGCAGTCTGATGCGCTGGGTGGCCAGCCGGTTCAACTTGGCGACGACGCTGAGCAGTTCGGAACCCAGGCCAGTGGTCTGTGGCGGCGTCGAACTCATGGGTACATATTTACATAGATTTACTATGTTGTGACGCCAGGTGGGCCGTGGGTTTCCTCACAGACAGGTCGCAACCGGGGCCCGGGCGCGCCGACTGGCAGAATCGGGAGATGACCGCGACGCGACCGGGGGCGCTCCAGGACCCTCCCGACTCCGCGTCGCAGGCACCTGCCAACCGATCGATGACGCCCGTCGAGATGGCGCACGCGTCGGTGATGGCCGCCCTTGCTGCGGCGTTGTCCATCCTGTCGGTGGTGATCCCGTTCGCCGGCGGCCTGTCGCTGCTGGTGACCGTTCCAATGGGTCTGCTGGGCTACCGCTACCGGCTGCGGGTGCTCGTCGCGGCCACCTTCGCCGGCAGCGTCATCGCGTTCCTCATCGGCGGCATCGCCGGTTTCATGGTGGTGCTCAACTGCGCCTACGTGGGCGGACTCACCGGCATCATCAAGCGTCGCAAGCGCGGAACGCCGACGGTGATCGCGGTCTCGGTGGTGGCCGGGGTGATCTCCGGGCTGTTCATCATCGCCGCGCTGACCGTGCTGGCCCGGCTGCGCACCCTGACCTTCGATGCGATGACCGCCAATGTCGACGGCGTGGTGTCGGTGATGTCGCGCTTCGAACCGTTCCGGCCCGCCGCCCAGGACTTCCGAGCATTCTTCGGCACCGCGCTGCAGTACTGGCCGCTGATCATCATGGTGTACGCGATCTTGTCGATCATGGTCGTGACGCTGGTCGGCTGGTGGGCGCTGTCGCGGGTCCTGGAACGGCTGCGCGGCATCCCTGATGTCCACAAGTTGGAGGCCCCGTCCGACTCGGGTCCCGTCGCGCCGGTGCCGGTCCGGCTGGTCGACGCGCGCTTCCGCTACCCGGGCGCCGACCACGACGCACTGCGGCCGCTGTCGATGACTGTCGAGGCCGGTGAGCACGTGGCCATCACCGGTGCCAACGGCTCCGGCAAGACCACCCTCATGCTGCTGCTGTCCGGTCGGCGGCCCACGTCGGGCACCCTGGAGCGCCCGGGCGCGGTCGGACTCGGCCAGGTCGGTGGGACGGCGGTGATCCTGCAGCACCCGGAGAGCCAGGTGCTGGGGACCCGGGTCGCCGACGACATCGTCTGGGGTCTCCCGCCGGGAACGAAGACCGACGTGTCCACCCTGCTCGCCGAGGTCGGGCTGACCGGTATGGAGGAGCGTGACACCGGCGGACTGTCCGGCGGCGAATTGCAGCGCCTGGCGGTGGCGGCCGCGCTGGCCCGTCAGCCCTCGATGCTGATCGCCGACGAGATCACCAGCATGGTCGACCAACAAGGCCGGGAGGGTCTGCTGAGCGTGCTGTCGGGTCTGACCGAACGGCACCGCATGGCGCTGGTGCAGATCACCCATTACGCCAACGAGGCCGACATCGCCGACCGGATCGTCAACCTCAGCGAGTCGCTGGACAACACCACGATGGTCGACAGCGCCGACGCGCCGACCACCACGGCAGCTGCACACGCACCGCGCGGCGGCGCACCGGTGTTGCAGCTGGACAACGTCTGTCACGAATACGCCCAGGGCACACCGTGGGCCAAGTCCGCACTGCGGGATGTGAGCTTCACCGTCCGTGAAGGCGAGGGCCTTCTCATCCACGGCGGTAACGGTTCAGGCAAGTCGACGCTGGCCTGGATCATGGCCGGGCTCATCGCCCCGACCTCCGGTTCGTGCCTGGTGCGCGGCCGGCCCGCCGGTGAGCACGTGGGCGAGGTCGCGATCGCCTTCCAGGCCGCGCGCCTGCAGCTGATGCGCGCCCGCGTCGACCTGGAAGTTGCATCAGCAGCAGGCTTTTCACCTGACGACAAGGCCCGCGTCGCCTCGGCCCTTGCCAACGTCGGCCTCGACGCCTCGCTGGCGCGCCGCCGCATCGACCAGCTGTCCGGCGGGCAGATGCGCCGCGTGGTGCTGGCCGGCCTGCTGGCCCGCTCGCCGCAGGCGCTGATCCTCGATGAACCGCTGGCCGGTCTGGACGCCGCCGCCCAGCGCGGGCTGCTGCGCCTGCTGACCGACCTGCGCCGTAACACCGGGCTGACCGTCGTGGTGATCTCGCACGACTTCGTCGGGCTCGAAGAATTGTGCCCGCAGACATTGCATCTCGACGACGGGGTCCTGGCTGCGGCTCCCACCGCTGCGGGAGGGATGGCATGACGTCCACCCGTCAGCGTCGTCCCGTCGTCCTGCTGCGCCCGACGCCGGGAACCTCGACGATCCACGAACTGTGGGCGGGCACCAAGATCCTTGTCGTCCTGGCGCTGTCGGCCCTGCTCGCGTTCTACCCGGGTTGGGTGCCGATCGCGTTGGTCACCGTCCTGGTCGCCGTCGCCCTCTGGCTGGCCCGGGTGACGTGGGGTGTGTTGCCGACGATCCCGAAGTGGTTGTGGCTGTTGATCCTCCTCGGCGGCGTCACCGCGGCCCTGGCAGGTGGCAGTCCCGAGGTCCACATCGGCCCGATCACCATCGGTCTGCACGGACTGCTGAATTTCCTGCGGCTCACCGCGGTCTCCTTCCTTCTGATCGCACTGGCCGGCTTGGTGTCGTGGACGACGAATGTCGCCGACGTCGCGCCCGCCGTGGCCAAACTGGGCCGCCCGTTCAAGGTGTTCCGAATCCCGGTCGACGACTGGGCGGTGGCATTGTCGTTGGCGCTGCGGTCTTTTCCGATGCTGCTCGACGAGTTCCGGATGATGTATGCCGCGCGGCGGCTTCGGCCCAGCCCCGTGCTGACCAGCCGGCGGGCGCGCCGGCGCCGCTGGTCCATCGAGATCGTCGACCTGCTGGCCGCGGGCATCACCGTGACATTGCGCCGCGCCGACGAGATGGGTGATGCGATCACCGCGCGCGGCGGCACCGGCCAGATCGCCGCGGCACCGTCGGGCCCGCGCCGGGCCGACTGGGTGGCGCTCGCCGTCACCGCCGCGGTGTGTGTCCTGTCGGTCGGGCTCGAGCTGATCGTCCTGGGCTAGCGGTTCGCCGCGTCGTTGGCGGCACGCTGCGCGGTGGCCAGCGTCTCGGCGACCGAGGCTCGGCCCAGGAACATCTCGTCGAAGTAGGGCTTGATCGCCTGGTAGCCGGCGGCGAACCCGGCCCCGCCGGGCGCGGCGATCCGCGGTCCGTCGAGCACCCGGAAGAACGGGGTGACGTCGACGCCCTTGGCCGACCAGTAGTCGAAGTACACCTGCTGGGCCGGCAGCACCGCCGGGATCGCCGCACCGCGCCTGCCGACGTATTCGTTGCCCTCCCGACTGCCCAGCCAGGCCAGCACCTGCCGGACCGCATCGGGGTGCCGGCTGGCCGGATTGCCCGCAGCGGCAATGCCATTGGTGACACTGACCCGTCCCGCCGGCCCGATCGGGAGCATCGCGACACCCCAGCGGAACCGGGCCTGCTCGGCGATCTGGGCCAGGTTGTAGGTCCCGGACTGGAACAGCGCCATCCGCCCGGACAGGAACTGGTTGCGGGAGAAGTCGCCGTTGCCGTTGGTGTCCGACGCCGGCGGTGCGACCCGGTCGGCGTTGATCAGGCCGACGACGTAGCGGAATGCCTCGGTGGCTTGGGGATTGTCGAACGCGAACCGGTCGCCGTCGGCGAACACCCCGCCCGCCGAGCCGATGTAGTTCAGGTAGATGCCCTGTAAATCGTTGGCGGCGTTGTACGCCCACTGGCGGCCGTGGGTGAGGCGCGTGAGCAACGGCCGCAGCGTGTCGACGGCCGGGTCGGGATCCCAGCGCAGGCTGTCCAGCTCGGCGGGATCGACGCCGTCGGCGGCCAGTAGATCGGCGTTGTAGTACAGCGCGATACCCGCATCGGTCAGCTGCGGCACCCCCCACAGTGTGCCGTTGCGGGTGAACTGGGCGACCACCGAGCCATCCCAGTCCGGGCTCGGTGTGACGGCCAGCAGGCGGTTGTT encodes:
- a CDS encoding TIGR03619 family F420-dependent LLM class oxidoreductase gives rise to the protein MKRPAEAPAVARMVDEAGYDGMICADHLIYPRVLRSAYPSPSGEPGWAPETPWPDSWVLIGAMAAVTTRLRFSNAIYVAPARPLLEVAKQVATAAALSEGRVSLGVGIGWMREEYELLGQDFANRGKRLDEMIPALRALWQGGWVSWDGTYYQVPEMMIEPHPPQPIPIWCGGESAAALRRAARLCDGWIGTAYSWDGAVTFVEKLAALRREFGRSGEPFDIMVALLERPSPDLYKRAEDIGITAVMCAPWVTEPGIETGTDVERFRAPIERFAHAVVAKCR
- a CDS encoding MFS transporter, coding for MWRQPKAVWAVAFASVVAFMGIGLVDPILKPIADNLNATPSQVSLLFTSYMAVMGMAMLITGVVSSRIGPKRTLLLGLVIIIAGAGLAGMSDTVMGIVGWRALWGLGNALFIATALATIVSSARGSVAQAIILYEAALGLGIAVGPLVGGVLGSISWRGPFFGVSVLMAVALVVTAVLLPETPRPQRATTLADPFRALRHRGLLGVAITALLYNFGFFTLLAFTPFPLNMTAHQIGLIFFGWGLALAFTSVVVAPRLQVRFGTVPTLLANLLCMSSVLAVMALGTDHKAVLAACVVVAGLFIGINNTLITETVMKAAPVERGVASAAYSFVRFGGAAAAPWLAGVLGERFGAHVPFWVGAGAVLAGAGVLAATSRHLSGIDTHHDELDEITDQATAVTVGSDS
- a CDS encoding MarR family winged helix-turn-helix transcriptional regulator, with protein sequence MSSTPPQTTGLGSELLSVVAKLNRLATQRIRLPLPWAQARLLSTIDDQGEARISDLAELDHCSQPTMTTQVRRLEDAGLVARTADPDDARAVRIRITPQGQRVLAQVRADRAAVIDPRIARLSEEDRAVLSDAVGALHRLLGDLDASPRS
- a CDS encoding DUF2232 domain-containing protein, which encodes MTATRPGALQDPPDSASQAPANRSMTPVEMAHASVMAALAAALSILSVVIPFAGGLSLLVTVPMGLLGYRYRLRVLVAATFAGSVIAFLIGGIAGFMVVLNCAYVGGLTGIIKRRKRGTPTVIAVSVVAGVISGLFIIAALTVLARLRTLTFDAMTANVDGVVSVMSRFEPFRPAAQDFRAFFGTALQYWPLIIMVYAILSIMVVTLVGWWALSRVLERLRGIPDVHKLEAPSDSGPVAPVPVRLVDARFRYPGADHDALRPLSMTVEAGEHVAITGANGSGKTTLMLLLSGRRPTSGTLERPGAVGLGQVGGTAVILQHPESQVLGTRVADDIVWGLPPGTKTDVSTLLAEVGLTGMEERDTGGLSGGELQRLAVAAALARQPSMLIADEITSMVDQQGREGLLSVLSGLTERHRMALVQITHYANEADIADRIVNLSESLDNTTMVDSADAPTTTAAAHAPRGGAPVLQLDNVCHEYAQGTPWAKSALRDVSFTVREGEGLLIHGGNGSGKSTLAWIMAGLIAPTSGSCLVRGRPAGEHVGEVAIAFQAARLQLMRARVDLEVASAAGFSPDDKARVASALANVGLDASLARRRIDQLSGGQMRRVVLAGLLARSPQALILDEPLAGLDAAAQRGLLRLLTDLRRNTGLTVVVISHDFVGLEELCPQTLHLDDGVLAAAPTAAGGMA
- a CDS encoding energy-coupling factor transporter transmembrane protein EcfT — encoded protein: MTSTRQRRPVVLLRPTPGTSTIHELWAGTKILVVLALSALLAFYPGWVPIALVTVLVAVALWLARVTWGVLPTIPKWLWLLILLGGVTAALAGGSPEVHIGPITIGLHGLLNFLRLTAVSFLLIALAGLVSWTTNVADVAPAVAKLGRPFKVFRIPVDDWAVALSLALRSFPMLLDEFRMMYAARRLRPSPVLTSRRARRRRWSIEIVDLLAAGITVTLRRADEMGDAITARGGTGQIAAAPSGPRRADWVALAVTAAVCVLSVGLELIVLG
- a CDS encoding sugar ABC transporter substrate-binding protein; the encoded protein is MSRPRVSTLMLATLLSVALVLAACVWVLGRTGEPSGKTVVTVRLWDPQVAAAYRDSFAEFSRTHPDIEVRTNVVAYASYFDTLRTDVAGGGADDIFWINNAYFAEYADNNRLLAVTPSPDWDGSVVAQFTRNGTLWGVPQLTDAGIALYYNADLLAADGVDPAELDSLRWDPDPAVDTLRPLLTRLTHGRQWAYNAANDLQGIYLNYIGSAGGVFADGDRFAFDNPQATEAFRYVVGLINADRVAPPASDTNGNGDFSRNQFLSGRMALFQSGTYNLAQIAEQARFRWGVAMLPIGPAGRVSVTNGIAAAGNPASRHPDAVRQVLAWLGSREGNEYVGRRGAAIPAVLPAQQVYFDYWSAKGVDVTPFFRVLDGPRIAAPGGAGFAAGYQAIKPYFDEMFLGRASVAETLATAQRAANDAANR